The sequence GGGACACCACCGGCTAGCGTCCGCTCATGGCAGCCATCACCCCCAAGTCCTTCAACCCCTGGGACCAGACCTTCGTGGCGGACCCGTACCCCGCGTACGCGGAACTCCGCGCCCACGGCAGGGCCCACTACTACGAGCCCACGAACCAGTGGCTGATCCCGCACCACACGGACGTGTCGACGCTGCTGAGGGACCGCAGGCTGGGCCGGACCTACCAGCACCGGTTCACGCACGAGGACTTCGGACGGACAGCGCCCCCGCCCGAGCACGAGCCGTTCCACGTGCTCAACGACCACGGCATGCTCGACCTGGAACCGCCGGACCACACCCGGATCAGGCGGCTGGTGTCGAAGGCGTTCACCCCGCGTACGGTCGAGCGACTGCGACCGTACGTGGACCGGCTGGCGTCCGAGCTGGTGGGCGAGCTGGTCGCGGAAGGCGGCGGCGACCTGCTGACGGTCGTCGCCGAACCCCTCCCGGTGGCGGTGATCGCGGAGATGCTGGGGATCCCGGAGTCCGAGCGGGCGCAGTTGCGGCCCTGGTCGGCGGACATCTGCGGGATGTACGAGCTGAGCCCGTCCAAGGAGACGGCCCGGAAGGCGGTGCGGGCGTCGGTCGAGTTCACCGAGTTCCTGCAGGAGCTGATCGCCGTGCGGCGCAAGGAGCCCGGGGACGACCTGATCTCGGGGCTGATCGCGGCGTACGACGAGGGGGACCGGCTCACCGAGCAGGAGATGATCTCGACCTGCGTGCTCCTGCTGAACGCGGGCCACGAGGCGACGGTGAACGCCACGGTGAACGGCTGGTGGGCGCTGTTCCGGCACCCGGAGCAGCTGGCGGCACTGCGCGCGGACCGGGGGTTGGTGGGTACGGCGGTGGAGGAGCTGATGCGGTACGACACCCCGTTGCAGCTGTTCGAGCGGTGGGTGCTGGACGAGATCGAGGTGGACGGGACGGTGATTCCGCGGGGGAGCGAGGTGGCGCTGCTCTTCGGGGCGGCCAACCACGACCCGGCGGTGTTCGCCGAGCCGGAGGTGTTGGACCTGTCGCGTGCGGAGAACCCGCACATCTCCTTCAGCGCGGGTATCCACTACTGCATCGGGGCGCCGCTCGCCCGGATCGAACTCGCGGCGTCCATGGGGGCGTTGCTGGATCAGGCTCCTTCGCTTCGGCTCGCGGCCGAGCCTTCGCGGAAGCCGAACTTTGTGATCCGGGGGTTGGAGGGGCTGCTTGTCGAGGTCTGACGGGTGAGGTCCGACAGGTGAGGCCGGACCGGTGGGGTGGGGGGCGGTGCGGAGTGTGTCTGCGGGTGCGTCGTGGCTGGTCGCGCGGTTCCCCGCGCCCCTGAAAGATCGGGGCGGGACCCTCACCCCGTCGTCAGGTCCCGGCGCCGGAGTGCTGCCGAGCCCGCCGCCACCAGGGCAGCCGCGAT is a genomic window of Streptomyces sp. NBC_00414 containing:
- a CDS encoding cytochrome P450, whose protein sequence is MAAITPKSFNPWDQTFVADPYPAYAELRAHGRAHYYEPTNQWLIPHHTDVSTLLRDRRLGRTYQHRFTHEDFGRTAPPPEHEPFHVLNDHGMLDLEPPDHTRIRRLVSKAFTPRTVERLRPYVDRLASELVGELVAEGGGDLLTVVAEPLPVAVIAEMLGIPESERAQLRPWSADICGMYELSPSKETARKAVRASVEFTEFLQELIAVRRKEPGDDLISGLIAAYDEGDRLTEQEMISTCVLLLNAGHEATVNATVNGWWALFRHPEQLAALRADRGLVGTAVEELMRYDTPLQLFERWVLDEIEVDGTVIPRGSEVALLFGAANHDPAVFAEPEVLDLSRAENPHISFSAGIHYCIGAPLARIELAASMGALLDQAPSLRLAAEPSRKPNFVIRGLEGLLVEV